The Juglans microcarpa x Juglans regia isolate MS1-56 chromosome 2S, Jm3101_v1.0, whole genome shotgun sequence genome has a window encoding:
- the LOC121251517 gene encoding probable caffeoyl-CoA O-methyltransferase At4g26220 isoform X1, producing the protein MEQNTKKLLTKGLLQSEDLCQYILETSLYPREPEPLKELRHVTAGHPCPRMATAPDAGQLMAMLLKLVNAKKTIEVGVFTGYSLLLSALTIPEDGKIMAIDVSRETFEIGLPIIKKAGVAEKIDFIESEALPVLDQLLQNPENEGSFDFAFVDADKVNYWNYHKRLMKLIKVGGLVVYDNTLWAGTVVMPDGLVPEFMKPGKQLTIELNKLLAADPRVQLSHASIGDGIMICRRLY; encoded by the exons ATGGagcaaaatactaaaaaattactTACCAAGGGTTTATTGCAGAGTGAAGATTTGTGCC AGTATATCTTGGAGACGAGTCTGTACCCACGTGAACCAGAACCTCTCAAGGAGCTAAGGCATGTCACTGCTGGCCACCCTTG TCCTAGGATGGCTACTGCACCAGATGCAGGTCAGTTGATGGCCATGCTATTAAAGTTGGTGAATGCAAAAAAGACTATTGAAGTTGGCGTTTTCACAGGATACTCTCTTCTCCTGAGTGCTCTTACCATTCCAGAGGATGGCAAG ATCATGGCCATAGATGTAAGTCGGGAGACATTTGAAATTGGATTGCCAATAATTAAGAAAGCTGGTGTTgcagaaaaaattgatttcatcGAGTCTGAGGCTTTACCAGTTCTTGATCAACTCTTGCAAAAT CCTGAGAACGAAGGGAGTTTCGACTTTGCTTTTGTTGATGCAGACAAGGTTAACTATTGGAACTACCATAAGAGGCTGATGAAACTGATAAAGGTGGGTGGGTTGGTTGTCTATGATAACACACTCTGGGCTGGAACAGTAGTAATGCCTGATGGGTTGGTTCCGGAGTTCATGAAACCAGGCAAGCAGTTGACAATCGAGCTTAACAAATTACTTGCAGCTGATCCTCGTGTCCAATTGTCACATGCTTCCATAGGTGACGGGATCATGATATGCAGGCGTCTCTACTGA